The following is a genomic window from Colletotrichum lupini chromosome 5, complete sequence.
GCGCATTCCTACCTCTACACCGGAGGAAGTCCACCAACCTTGAGCTTCACCTTCGACATCTTGAATTTCAATCTCCCAGCTCATCATCGCGCGCGCAACATTGGCTTTCCACTGCCTTGCCTGCCAATTACATCACTGACAATGCGCCTCAGCTCTTCAGCACCCGGTAGCCCCAACTCGATAGGATCCGCCGCCATGGACGAGTCCGACTCCGAGGCCGAGCCGCATAGGGCGGGCCAAGACGATGATGAGGAGGATAAGTACCCGGTCGACGGCATGTTCAAAAGCCGCGCCGAAAAGGAGATGGTAATGGCCATGCGCGAAGTCGAGAGAGAATCACTGCTCGCAGAGCGACAGGCCGAAATTGAGCGCCACAGACAGAATCGCATGCTGCGACAGCTTGTCAGCAAGCAGGAGaacgaggagaagaagcagaAGCTCAAGAAGCGCAGCGCCGACGCTGCCGACCTCGAAGACGAATCGCGCACGACAGCGCGGCCGCGCACCGACGGCAAGACGTCAGCGATAGATGAGCTACGTCGCGCGCGTGCGGAAAAGGTCGACCGCATACGTCGTCGCGAGGAGGAGCGCAAGGGGCTTAGGTCGCCGCGCGACGACTACCAGGACGACAGCGATGAGGGAGGTGATTACGAGGAGAACCAACGCCGTCGGCACCGCAAGTCACGATCGCCGGAGGACGAGATTGTCGCACGCGAGTTGCCGCCTCCAGACATTCGGGATTTCGAGCGCATTCGCGTCGGAAAGAGTCGTTTCGCGGAGCACTGCTTCCACCCAAGCTTCGAGACGACCATGATAGGATGCTACGTCCGCATCAGTATCGGTCCCGATCCCAAGACGGGCCAGGACGAGTATCGCATGGCGCGCATTCAATGTCAGTCCGCCCGCCGAGGTGTTGTTGCCGACAAGATGCTGACGTTTTACAGCCATCACGGTTGGCAAGCCATACGCCATGACAGGCCCTAGTGGTGCCTTTGTGACCGATCAGTATGTTCTGGCAGCTCATGGTAAGGCGGAACGGCCGTTCCCATTCATTTTCCTGTCAGATCGGCCATTTACCGAGGTGAGTTTCCTCTTCAGACACTCTATACTGGAGGGCGTCCAACTGACTGGAACAGCGCGAATACAATCGATACGAAAAGGTCATTCAGTCCGAGGGCCTGACTTGGCCCAAGAAGAAGACCCTCATGGACAAGATTGACGACATCAACGCGCTCATCGCGTACCATCTCTCCACCACCGAGATTGACGAGCGCATCCAGCGCAAGGCCGCGCTCCGCAAGAAGTTCGATCCCAAGTTGCGCGAGCGCCTCGCTCAAGATATCGAGGTCGCCCGCGCCCAAGGGAACACCAGAAAAGCAGAGGACCTGCAGGAGCAGCTCGACGACCTCAAAACGAACGTATTGGCCTTCAAGACGAGCCTTAGCGAGACCTCATCTAAGCCCAGCGCAACATCCCAGCAGGACCGGTTAGCTAACATCAACCGCCAACGCCGGCTGGAGAACGCCGAAAACGTTAGGAGAGCACAGCTCAAGGAGAAGGCCGAGGCGCGTAAGCTAGAGGCGGCGCTGGAGAGGGGCGAGGACATCAAGAACGATTTGTCGCGGCGGTTGCGGACCAAGGCCAAGTTCATCCACGACGCCAACGATACGGGCAGCAAGAAGGCAAAAGACAGCAATGCAAGCACACCCGCCAACGGCACGCCCAAGATGGGCGCTCAGGAGAAGAACTTCTTGCCTAATTTGGTCAAGCTGCAGGCTGCGAACcaggagaagaagggcatCCCGACAATTCACAAGCCGCTCATGGATGATGACATTATCGGATCCCTGGATCTCGATATTGACATTGACATTGACTAAAGAAGTCTTGTTTCGCGGCGGAAATCATTTGCATGGTTGCGAGGGAGGGACTTGGCCTGGCTGGAGACTGGTAGGTTGCTATAAAAGTTGCTATAAAGGGGCATAAGGGGGTTTACGGGTACAGAGGCCCGACATCATATGGCACCTTTC
Proteins encoded in this region:
- a CDS encoding plus-3 domain-containing protein, with amino-acid sequence MADIDDELLALAGGGESSDEEEEEVMSEVESRAQSASPPPKAAAKKSAAKKVKKRAGGGDSEEEGEAPPTLSFTFDILNFNLPAHHRARNIGFPLPCLPITSLTMRLSSSAPGSPNSIGSAAMDESDSEAEPHRAGQDDDEEDKYPVDGMFKSRAEKEMVMAMREVERESLLAERQAEIERHRQNRMLRQLVSKQENEEKKQKLKKRSADAADLEDESRTTARPRTDGKTSAIDELRRARAEKVDRIRRREEERKGLRSPRDDYQDDSDEGGDYEENQRRRHRKSRSPEDEIVARELPPPDIRDFERIRVGKSRFAEHCFHPSFETTMIGCYVRISIGPDPKTGQDEYRMARIQSITVGKPYAMTGPSGAFVTDQYVLAAHGKAERPFPFIFLSDRPFTEREYNRYEKVIQSEGLTWPKKKTLMDKIDDINALIAYHLSTTEIDERIQRKAALRKKFDPKLRERLAQDIEVARAQGNTRKAEDLQEQLDDLKTNVLAFKTSLSETSSKPSATSQQDRLANINRQRRLENAENVRRAQLKEKAEARKLEAALERGEDIKNDLSRRLRTKAKFIHDANDTGSKKAKDSNASTPANGTPKMGAQEKNFLPNLVKLQAANQEKKGIPTIHKPLMDDDIIGSLDLDIDIDID